From Flexistipes sp.:
ACTCCCTGCACCCACTTCAATAAAATTTTCCGTTCCGTCTGCAACCATATTTAAGACAAGATCTTCCCATAAAACAGGGCTGGCAATCTGTTTAACAAAGTTTTCACGGACGGTTTCCGCTTTCTTTTCTTTTTTTGCATCGACATTACTGTAAACGGGAATGTTTAAGTCGTTTATGGTTACATCTTTTAAATAGTTTTGCATATTTTCCGCCGCAGGTTTCATGAGGCTGCAATGGAAAGGTGCGCTTACGGGCAGCTTTACCGCTCTTTTTATACCGTACTCCCTGTACCTTTCAAGCGCCTTTTCAACAGCCTGGATATTACCGGCCAGGACTGTTTGTGCCGGAGAATTGAAGTTGGCAGGTTCAAGCACTGATTGGGTTTCTTTGGAAATATCTCCGCACATCCTCAGGATGTCTTCTCTTTTTGCCCCCATGACTGCCAGCATGCCTCCGGCTCCAACAGGGACGGCTTCCTGCATGAATTTACCGCGGTTATGAACAGCTTTGACAGCATCTTCGAAAGTCATTCCACCGGCAGTAACCACGGCAGTGTATTCGCCGAGGGAATGTCCGGCATAGCCAGTTATATCATGTATTTGTTCTTTTATTATTTCAAAAATTGCCAAGCTGGTTGTAAGCAGTGCAGGTTGAGCATTGTATGTTAATGTCAGTGTTTCCTCGGGACCGGTAAAAATGATATCGGTTAAAGAAAGGCCCAGAGCCGAGTCGGCTTTTTCAAAAACATCTTTAGCAGATTTATAATTGATGTAAAAATCTTTGCCCATTCCCACAAACTGGGATCCCTGACCGGGAAAAATTACACCTGTACTCATAGTAACCTATACCTCCGAAATTAAAGGGTAAAAGACATGGAGCCCCATGTCAGGCCGCCGCCGAAAGCCGCACTTACGATATTGTCCCCTTGTTTGATTCTGCCGTCTTTTACTGCAAGGTCCAAAGATGTGGGTATTGTTGCAGCGGAGGTGTTGCCGAATTTATTTAAAGTCACGATAACCCTTTCACTGCTCAGACCGATACGTTTTGCAGCTGCATCTATTATGCGGATATTTGCCTGATGAGGGATGAACCAGTCCACATCTTCAGATGAGAAGCCGCTCTTTTTTACTGCAGTAGCGGTAGCTTCCGCCATTGCCGTGACTGCAATTTTAAAAACTTCATTGCCTTTCATTTTAATCAGTTCTGATTCCAAATTGAGTTTGTCTCTTTGTGAAAAAAAATTGGATCCGAGTGCCGGCAATTTCAATAAATCAGCGTGCTTTCCGTTTGCATACATATTTATTGTTCTGATTCCGGGGTTATCAGACCTGGACATTACAACCGCGCCTGCTCCGTCGCCGAAAAGTATGCAGGTATTTCTGTCTTTCCAATCCACAAAAGATGA
This genomic window contains:
- the fabD gene encoding ACP S-malonyltransferase, whose product is MSTGVIFPGQGSQFVGMGKDFYINYKSAKDVFEKADSALGLSLTDIIFTGPEETLTLTYNAQPALLTTSLAIFEIIKEQIHDITGYAGHSLGEYTAVVTAGGMTFEDAVKAVHNRGKFMQEAVPVGAGGMLAVMGAKREDILRMCGDISKETQSVLEPANFNSPAQTVLAGNIQAVEKALERYREYGIKRAVKLPVSAPFHCSLMKPAAENMQNYLKDVTINDLNIPVYSNVDAKKEKKAETVRENFVKQIASPVLWEDLVLNMVADGTENFIEVGAGSVLTGLMKKIDRKINCVNISGIEDLGKLEDLNV
- a CDS encoding beta-ketoacyl-ACP synthase III; the protein is MNSYSCISGTGSFFPDKILTNEDLEKMVDTSSDWIVTRTGIQERRIAENETCCEMAAKAAKEALKSANINAADIDGIIMATFTPDTVMPSGACRLQHMLGIKKGFAFDVSAACTGFIYAAGVADSLIKNRMADNILVVGAEKLSSFVDWKDRNTCILFGDGAGAVVMSRSDNPGIRTINMYANGKHADLLKLPALGSNFFSQRDKLNLESELIKMKGNEVFKIAVTAMAEATATAVKKSGFSSEDVDWFIPHQANIRIIDAAAKRIGLSSERVIVTLNKFGNTSAATIPTSLDLAVKDGRIKQGDNIVSAAFGGGLTWGSMSFTL